In Brevibacillus marinus, the genomic window CCAGCTTGAACGCTTCCGTTTGCACCGCAGCCATCAAGGCTCTCGCTTTGGCCACGGTTTCGTGGGCCAGCGTCAGCTCTGTACCCAAAACGGCATCGATTACGTCGTAGCGAATCCCTTCTTCTTGCAGCACGTTTTTCAGGCGCAGCGCGAAGAAATCGCGCAAATCGCGTTGCACTCCGGCTGCCGGCCGCTTCTCTACGCCCTGTTCCTGGTAGCCGCGCAGGGCCAGTTCGAACAATTCGGCAAACCGCAGCGGCCAGCTGCGGGCCAACAGAATCTGGACAATGCCCGCCGCCTGCCGACGCAGCGCGTACGGATCCTGCGAACCGGTGGGAATGATGCCGATCGCAAAGCAGCCGACGATCGTATCCAGTTTGTCCGCGATGCTGACCACTGCCGCGGCGGCGGAGGCGGGCAGTTGGTCGCCGGAAAAGCGCGGCAGATAATGCTCAAACACGCCGCGGGCCACTGCTTCCGGCTCGCCGGCGAGGCGGGCGTAATTTTCGCCCATCACCCCTTGCAGTTCCGGGAATTCGTAGACCATCTGCGTCACCAGGTCGAATTTGCCGATCGCGGCAATCCGCTTGGCCGTCTCCGCTTCCGCCGGATCCAGTCCGAGGCGGCTGGCGAGCTGTTCGCTGATGCGGCCAATCCGGCGCACCTTCTGCCCGATCGTCCCCAGCTCCTCGTGAAACACGATGTGCTCCAGCCGCGCAAGGTATTCGTCAATGGTGCGCTTCTGATCTTCCTCGTAGAAAAAGCGGGCATCGGAGAGGCGCGCCTTCAGCACCTTTTCGTTGCCGCGGGCCACGTTGGCCAGTGCCCGCGCATCGCCGTTGCGCACCGTGACGAAGTGCGGCAACAGGTTGCCAGCTTCGTCTTCCACCGGGAAGTAGCGCTGGTGCTCCCGCATCGAGGTGACCAGCACTTCCCGCGGGATTTGCAAAAAGTCGGCATCAAACGTGCCGTACACGACCGTCGGATACTCCACCAGGTGAACCACTTCATCCAAGAGTCCGCTGTCAATCGGAATGCGCCAGCCGCGCTCCTGTTCCAACCGCTTCAGTTGGCCGACAATCTGTTCGCGCCGTTCCGCCGGATCGACGATGACGTACTGCGCCCGCAGCCGCTCTACGTACTCGCCGGGGTGGGCCAGTTCCACCGCGCTGCCGAGAAAGCGATGGCCGTAGCTTGTCCGACCGCTTGGCACACCTGCCACTTCCAGCTCCACCACTTCATCGCCAAACAGGGCGACCAGCCAGCGGATGGGGCGGACGAACTTCACCTCGGATGCGCCCCAGCGCATATTTTTCGGAAAGTGGAGACTGAGGATCACCTCGCCGAGCCCCGGAAGCAGGCTCATCGTCTGTTTGCCCGCCTCCCGCTTGTGCGCAAAAACATAGGCGACGCCGTTGTATTCTTTGATTTCCAGCTGCGCCGGCTCGACGCCGCTGGAGCGGGC contains:
- the glyS gene encoding glycine--tRNA ligase subunit beta gives rise to the protein MSKRDLLLEIGLEEVPARFIADAVQQLAEKVEKWLAAERIAFERIDTYETPRRLTVLVSGVAEKQEDVEAEFRGPALKIARDEAGNWTKAALGFARSSGVEPAQLEIKEYNGVAYVFAHKREAGKQTMSLLPGLGEVILSLHFPKNMRWGASEVKFVRPIRWLVALFGDEVVELEVAGVPSGRTSYGHRFLGSAVELAHPGEYVERLRAQYVIVDPAERREQIVGQLKRLEQERGWRIPIDSGLLDEVVHLVEYPTVVYGTFDADFLQIPREVLVTSMREHQRYFPVEDEAGNLLPHFVTVRNGDARALANVARGNEKVLKARLSDARFFYEEDQKRTIDEYLARLEHIVFHEELGTIGQKVRRIGRISEQLASRLGLDPAEAETAKRIAAIGKFDLVTQMVYEFPELQGVMGENYARLAGEPEAVARGVFEHYLPRFSGDQLPASAAAAVVSIADKLDTIVGCFAIGIIPTGSQDPYALRRQAAGIVQILLARSWPLRFAELFELALRGYQEQGVEKRPAAGVQRDLRDFFALRLKNVLQEEGIRYDVIDAVLGTELTLAHETVAKARALMAAVQTEAFKLVAEQFNRVYNLAQKAESREVDPALFSEPAERQLAEACRSVFAEAGALEQQGDMERVLAALTRLSEPIRQFFEQVMVMADDPRIRTNRLALLRHLSEQVQRYADFTKLVFA